Proteins from one Podospora pseudocomata strain CBS 415.72m chromosome 4, whole genome shotgun sequence genomic window:
- the TIF34 gene encoding translation initiation factor eIF3 subunit (COG:J; EggNog:ENOG503NV6H; BUSCO:EOG09262W7C): protein MRPILLSGHERALTQVKYNREGDLLFSTAKDQHICAWFAHNGERLGTYQGHQGAIWTVDVDPTSTIIASGSADNTIRLWEVKTGKLLKTWDFPTAVKRVEFNEDGTKLLGVTEKRMGHLGTIVVLDIKVDPEAEQSDEKVLTIVCEESKATVAGWSYLSKYIIAGHEDGSVSQYDGKTGDLIYNVNVHELGSPITDLQWNQDRTYFITASKDKSAKLITAKELEVLKTYVADTPLNSAAITPKKEYVILGGGQAAMDVTTTSARQGKFEARFYHKIFEEEIGRVRGHFGPLNTVAADPTGKGYASGGEDGYVRVHQFDKGYFDFNYEVERERLNRLAAQGGK, encoded by the exons ATGAGGCCCATTCTTTTGTCAGGCCACGAACGTGCCCTGACCCAGGTCAA GTACAACCGCGAGGGCGATCTTCTCTTCTCTACCGCCAAGGATCAACACATCTGCGCCTGGTTTGCGCACAACGGCGAGCGTCTCGGCACATATCAGGGCCACCAAGGTGCCATCTGGACTGTTGACGTCgacccaacctccaccatcatcgcctccGGCTCcgccgacaacaccatccgcCTCTGGGAGGTCAAGACCGGCAAGCTCCTCAAGACATGGGACTTCCCCACCGCCGTCAAGCGCGTTGAGTTCAACGAGGATGGCACCAAGCTCCTCGGCGTGACGGAGAAGCGCATGGGTCACCTCGGCACCATCGTCGTGCTCGACATCAAGGTCGACCCCGAGGCCGAGCAGTCGGACGAGAAGGTCCTGACCATCGTCTGCGAGGAGAGCAAGGCCACCGTTGCCGGGTGGAGCTACCTCAGCAAGTACATCATCGCCGGCCACGAGGACGGCAGCGTCTCCCAGTACGACGGCAAGACGGGCGACCTCATCTACAACGTCAACGTCCACGAGCTCGgctcccccatcaccgatCTCCAGTGGAACCAGGACCGCACATACTTCATCACCGCCTCAAAAGACAAGAGTGCCAAG CTCATCACAGCCAAGGAGCTCGAAGTCCTCAAGACGTACGTCGCCGACACACCCCTCAACAGCgccgccatcacccccaaGAAGGAGTACGTCATCCTCGGCGGTGGTCAGGCCGCCATGGATGTCACAACCACCTCGGCGAGACAGGGTAAATTCGAGGCCCGCTTCTACCACAAGAtctttgaggaggagattggccGTGTCCGTGGCCACTTCGGCCCTCTCAACACAGTCGCCGCCGACCCCACGGGCAAGGGTTACGCctctggtggtgaggacggtTACGTCCGCGTGCACCAGTTCGACAAGGGGTACTTTGACTTCAACTacgaggtggagagggagaggctAAACAGGTTAGCTGCCCAGGGTGGCAAATAA
- the ADE3 gene encoding tetrahydrofolate synthase (EggNog:ENOG503NVZV; COG:H), translating into MTLSRLAQRVPTPVLTGSCSTKARQRLISSRLRIESVDGHKLVSTYMPEFRRCSSAQPDDRHSAAPRSAPRQAQSPSPVKVAHAHAQRLRLGLGLARNHTTALLHSASAQPNSFLAHRAFSSSSAAMVAQKIDGTAVAKRVREQLKAEIAEKKGINPRFEPCLKIIQATYVRMKLKAAEECGISCELIKFDESATEAEIVARVHALNNDPTVHGILVQLPLPSHVSEYAVTSAVLSEKDVDGFGTYNIGELAKRGGNPYFIPCTPKGVMVLLEETGVNLKGKNAVVVGRSDIVGSPVSYLLKNADATVTVCHSRTKDLDQHLKNADVVVVAIGKAGFIKGEQLKEGAVVIDVGTNYIPDATKKSGQRLVGDVEFESASQVASHITPVPGGVGPMTVAMLLYNVVASATQWFDAEKQRKIVPLSLALKEPVPSDIAISRAQAPKHVTQIAKEIGISNSELEPYGAYKAKVDLTLLKRLDHRRNGRYVVVTGITPTPLGEGKSTTTMGLAQALGAHVGRLTFANVRQPSQGPTFGIKGGAAGGGYSQVIPMDEFNMHLTGDIHAITAANNLLAAAIDTRMFHESTQKDSALYRRLVPVKNGKRQFSPVMFRRLKKLGIDKTNPDDLTEEEIGKFARLDIDPETITWRRVLDVNDRHLRGITIGTAATEKGHSRQTGFDISVASECMAILALSTDLADMRERLGRMVVASSRSGDPVTADDLGAGGALTALMKDAIKPNLMQSLEGTPVFVHAGPFANISIGNSSILADKMALKLAGTEPDEDHSTKAGFVITEAGFDFTMGGERFFNIKCRTSGLVPDVVVVVATIRALKVHGGGPPISPGAPLSPVYKEENVEILRAGCVNLAKHIANAKSYGVPVVVAINKFSTDTPAEVEVVREEAIKAGAEDAVLANHWAEGGKGAVDLAHAVIAASEKLKDFKLLYGLEGTVQERIEKIAREMYGASSVEFTELAQKKVETYTRQGFGNLPICIAKTQYSISHDPELKGAPTGFTVPVRDVRMAAGAGYLYALAADIQTIPGLPTAPGYLNVDVDLETGEIDGLF; encoded by the exons ATGACGCTCTCGAGACTGGCCCAACGGGTCCCGACTCCGGTCCTGACTGGCTCCTGCTCCACGAAAGCACGCCAGCGGCTTATCAGCAGCCGTTTGAGAATCGAGTCAGTGGATGGCCACAAGCTCGTCAGCACGTATATGCCCGAGTTTCGGCGGTGTTCCTCGGCTCAGCCTGACGACCGCCACTCCGCTGCCCCGCGTTCGGCACCCCGCCAGGCCCAGTCACCGTCACCCGTTAAGGTCGCCCACGCCCACGCCCAACGCCTACGCCTCGGTCTCGGTCTCGCCAGgaaccacaccaccgctcTCTTGCACTCTGCATCTGCACAACCAAACTCATTCCTTGCTCACAGGGCCTTTTCCAGCTCGTCAGCAGCCATGGTGGCCCAAAAGATTGACGGAACGGCCGTGGCCAAGCGGGTGCGCGAACAGCTCAAGGCTGAGattgccgagaagaagggaatCAACCCACGCTTTGAGCCGTGCTTGAAGATTATCCAAG CCACCTATGTGCGCATGAAGTTGAaagccgccgaggag TGCGGCATCTCATGTGAACTCATCAAGTTTGACGAATCggccaccgaggccgagatcgTTGCTCGTGTTCATGCTCTTAACAATGACCCAACCGTCCACGGCATCTTGGTCCAGCTCCCATTACCAAGCCATGTTTCTGAGTACGCTGTCACATCCGCCGTCCTGAGCGAGAAGGATGTCGACGGCTTCGGCACTTACAACATCGGTGAGCTGGCCAAGCGTGGTGGTAACCCCTATTTCATCCCCTGCACACCCAAGGGTGTCATGGTCCTTCTCGAGGAAACCGGTGTCAACCTCAAGGGGAAGAACGCCGTAGTTGTTGGCAGAAGCGACATTGTTGGCAGTCCTGTCAGCTACCTCTTGAAGAACGCAGATGCCACCGTCACTGTTTGCCACTCCAGGACCAAGGATCTTGACCAGCACCTCAAGAATGCCGACGTCGTGGTTGTTGCTATTGGCAAGGCTGGTTTCATCAAGGGCGAGCAGCTCAAGGAGGGCGCCGTTGTCATCGACGTTGGCACCAACTACATTCCCGACGCTACCAAGAAGTCTGGTCAGCGTCTTGTTGGCGATGTCGAATTCGAGTCCGCCTCCCAGGTTGCCTCTCACATCACACCCGTCCCCGGCGGTGTTGGTCCCATGACTGTCGCCATGCTCCTTTACAACGTTGTCGCCTCTGCGACACAGTGGTTTGATGCCGAGAAGCAGAGGAAGATTGTGCCCCTGAGCCTTGCTCTCAAGGAGCCAGTCCCATCAGACATTGCCATCTCGCGGGCTCAAGCGCCCAAGCACGTTACTCAGATCGCCAAGGAGATTGGCATTTCAAACTCGGAGCTCGAGCCATATGGTGCCTACAAGGCCAAGGTCGACCTTACTCTTCTCAAGCGTTTGGATCATCGCCGAAATGGTCGCTACGTTGTTGTTACCGGTatcacccccacccctctcGGTGAGGGCAAgtctaccaccaccatgggTCTTGCTCAAGCCTTGGGCGCCCATGTTGGTCGTCTTACTTTTGCCAACGTTCGTCAGCCAAGTCAAGGCCCAACGTTCGGCATCAAGGGCGGTGCTGCCGGCGGTGGTTACAGTCAGGTCATTCCCATGGACGAGTTCAACATGCATTTGACTGGTGATATCCACGCCATCACCGCTGCtaacaacctcctcgccgctgCTATTGATACCCGCATGTTCCACGAGAGCACTCAGAAGGATTCCGCCCTCTACAGACGACTGGTCCCGGTCAAGAACGGCAAGAGACAGTTCTCGCCTGTCATGTTTCGCCGCCTGAAGAAGCTCGGCATTGACAAGACCAACCCTGATGATCTTACCGAGGAGGAAATCGGCAAGTTCGCCCGCCTTGATATCGACCCAGAGACTATCACCTGGAGACGCGTCTTGGACGTCAACGACAGACATCTCCGCGGCATCACTATCGGCACTGCTGCCACCGAGAAGGGCCATAGCCGCCAGACTGGCTTCGACATTTCGGTCGCCAGTGAGTGCATGGCCATTCTCGCTCTCAGCACTGACCTCGCCGACATGCGCGAGCGTCTCGGCAGAATGGTCGTTGCCAGCTCCAGAAGCGGCGACCCCGTCACGGCCGACGACCtcggtgccggtggtgcTCTTACCGCCCTCATGAAGGACGCCATTAAGCCCAACCTGATGCAGAGTTTGGAAGGCACACCCGTATTCGTCCACGCCGGCCCCTTCGCCAACATCTCCATCGGCAACagctccatcctcgccgacAAGATGGCCCTCAAGCTCGCGGGTACCGAGCCCGACGAGGACCACTCCACCAAGGCCGGTTTTGTCATCACCGAAGCCGGCTTCGACTTCACCATGGGCGGCGAGCgcttcttcaacatcaagTGCCGCACCTCCGGCCTCGTCCCcgacgtcgtcgtcgtcgtcgccaccATCCGCGCCCTTAAGGTCCACGGCGGCGggccccccatctcccccggTGCTCCCCTCAGTCCCGTCTACAAGGAGGAAAACGTCGAGATCCTCCGTGCCGGCTGCGTCAACCTTGCCAAGCACATCGCCAACGCCAAGTCCTACGGCGTgcccgtcgtcgtcgccatcaACAAGTTCTCCACCGACACTCCCGCCGAAGTGGAAGTCGTCCGCGAGGAAGCCATCAAGGCCGGCGCCGAAGACGCCGTCCTCGCCAATCACTGGGCCGAAGGCGGCAAGGGCGCCGTTGACCTCGCTCATGCTGTCATTGCCGCTTcggagaagctcaaggacTTCAAGCTCTTGTACGGCCTCGAGGGTACCGTCCAGGAGCGCATTGAGAAGATCGCCAGGGAGATGTACGGCGCCTCGTCAGTCGAATTCACCGAGCTGGCCCAGAAGAAGGTCGAGACGTACACCAGACAGGGTTTCGGGAACCTGCCTATTTGCATTGCCAAGACGCAGTATTCCATCAGTCATGACCCTGAGCTCAAGGGCGCGCCGACGGGCTTTACCGTGCCGGTTCGGGATGTGAGGATGGCGGCAGGCGCTGGGTACTTGTATGCGCTGGCGGCCGATATTCAGACGATTCCTGGGTTGCCGACTGCGCCTGGGTATTTGAATGTGGATGTTGATTTGGAGACGGGGGAGATTGATGGGTTGTTTTGA
- a CDS encoding hypothetical protein (COG:S; EggNog:ENOG503P0N1) produces MASLKFIMDVNDDHQVPDRQQAQNNKKAKVPIKPATTGQLPEEPNPQPHPRHAGSSGLAAEEDINPPSPSTLNKKRAASSRGPKPTTTTSTTTPTAPPGTASGSLDTPVPSTTLSPATARPSVRRRSTTSTDSMDRSGGYRSPASSSSMGGGPMRPMPPHPQPSDAVPMRLTPITGRVSRAKKGVPVHVCELCKPAKTFTRAEHLRRHQLSHEEPQFRCSGCDKAFHRQDLLTRHQQKNEHGESSSQPAVNQASPYAVPSPRPPQPIQISGSQSSSSVPAQGSGQTPSTAAVSSETPSTTYSQPASSPHPTADYRGAAPEYDAYTMSLTTILVTPFSPRFSQTYSQARTSQMEQLSVITQGIKMPEHQEPSPWPSSATDSTYSTPVSESLGNAQPWGRSNPLLSPYPNPDSRVSPGPGLGGFIHPNPYSSNPASTRTSHTYSAGTIFPNTTMGFNGRDVSNHQASGLSNMHGNTMAGGFRGLTPEPHTSAQASGGLITPAPVLSTGIDPSLGMLRQKQGFMDTLLGAQTAMMTDMSVGYAASGDVSPGGERTGLNLELGSKYAMHSSMPPSMNIPLPAAIRTAIPGYLDVYWDKVHPVLPIVHRQSFEAEPVDVLRCAMAAVATQHLDTKEDRNRGNQLHEHAWQEAKRAAKWSLQIKQTILLCEYFARFRGRKPVTKPSDLFRHLHQRVSTEQSITAPLSFSLMEDSVSWFFDTSAWSPTSSPVSSVSSFDSITPATIATTSPMVLRHLSPFSNTSWPQAIVPSSYVSPGSSYTDPSSFTHHSRSNTSPSPARSREISRIWSFLFSPERYDSVPATGNSLSFSTLSQSSAQAYLQFVSDTQALCPDSGMLDQAMLSSDQHLVNDHERWKRWVEAESCRRLLAACFICDGHTSIYQQHGRVLDGNESLPLFGNSEKLWGASTAEEWHALQACDPVSAHAAAQPACVSDIESLTPEYIEACGRADRMVILGLCALRLPRRPASSSTVALSADNSPAPDFDSSQQARLQQQPQDMEAEQRIQRLFRTCPIANTYLALHHTPLRDLLAVSGDSWAYAQKVLPATIFQEHVRRVRQWAGGSLPGLNILKATLFASRALLGFLDSNRRNVSEDSGSSSSAASSRVADISDYWALHVCVLVCWAFNHGLRNSSKGQQQQQAQVHPRQRSSSGGPSGGSSPASRTSGLSTASTLNSSDDEPIRWLRRVAECSRLEDVLRFRAHREAAGVVGLVRRRMESDCVGSRNKLYVDAMGVLTKIEESAATRRWF; encoded by the exons ATGGCTAGTCTCAAGTTCATAATGGATGTCAACGACGATCACCAGGTGCCGGACCGTCAACAGGCCCAGAATAATAAAAAGGCCAAGGTCCCAATCAAGCCGGCCACTACCGGTCAGCTACCAGAAGAACCCAACCCACAACCACACCCGAGGCATGCTGGTAGTTCCGGCCTGGCCGCCGAAGAGGAtatcaaccccccttccccctctaCCCTGAACAAGAAACGTGCTGCTTCCTCAAGGGGTCCCAagccaacgacgacaacatcaaccacaaccccaactGCCCCCCCAGGAACGGCAAGCGGATCACTGGATACTCCAGTCCCATCGACGACCTTGTCTCCTGCCACCGCACGACCCTCAGTCCGTCGTCGAAGCACAACAAGTACCGACTCAATGGACCGGTCAGGAGGCTACAGATCTCccgcctcgtcgtcatcaatGGGAGGCGGACCCATGCGACCTAtgccccctcatcctcaaccatctGATGCAGTACCGATGAGACTTACCCCCATCACTGGTCGTGTGAGCAGAGCGAAGAAGGGCGTTCCGGTACATGTCTGCGAGCTTTGCAAACCAGCCAAG ACCTTCACAAGAGCCGAGCACTTGAG GCGTCACCAACTCAGCCATGAAGAGCCTCAATTTCGTTGCTCGGGCTGTGACAAGGCATTTCATCGCCAAGATCTGTTGACTAGACATCAGCAGAAGAA CGAGCACGGTGAATCTTCATCCCAGCCAGCGGTTAATCAGGCCAGTCCATATGCTgtgccatcaccaagaccaccacagccaatACAGATCTCTGGGTCACAGAGCAGCTCATCAGTGCCGGCCCAAGGGTCTGGGCAAACACCTTCCACCGCGGCCGTCTCTTCTGAGACGCCTTCAACAACATATTCTCAGCCCGCCAGCTCGCCTCATCCAACCGCAGATTACAGAGGGGCCGCACCTGAATACGATGCCTACACAATGTCCTTGACAACCATTCTAGTCACTCCATTTTCACCACGGTTCTCACAGACGTATTCCCAGGCCAGGACATCACAGATGGAGCAATTGTCCGTAATAACACAGGGTATTAAAATGCCCGAGCACCAGGAACCGTCCCCttggccatcatcggccACGGACAGCACTTATTCGACACCGGTATCGGAATCACTGGGAAATGCACAGCCATGGGGGCGCTCAaacccccttctctccccATATCCTAATCCGGATTCTCGAGTCAGCCCCGGGCCTGGACTTGGAGGTTTCATTCACCCGAATCCctactcctccaaccccgccagcACACGGACATCGCATACCTATTCGGCCGGAACAATCTTCCCAAATACTACTATGGGCTTTAACGGTCGAGACGTCAGCAACCATCAGGCCTCCGGACTGAGCAACATGCACGGGAACACAATGGCCGGCGGCTTTCGAGGCCTCACCCCAGAGCCGCACACCTCGGCTCAAGCAAGTGGCGGTTTGATCACACCCGCCCCCGTCCTTTCCACTGGCATTGACCCTTCGCTCGGAATGCTTCGTCAGAAGCAGGGGTTTATGGACACACTATTAGGTGCCCAAACCGCCATGATGACTGATATGAGCGTTGGATATGCTGCGAGTGGTGATGTGAGCCCGGGTGGCGAGAGGACAGGGTTGAACTTGGAGTTGGGGAGCAAGTATGCCATGCACTCCTCCATGCCACCGTCCATGAACATCCCCCTTCCGGCCGCCATCAGGACTGCTATTCCTGGCTATCTTGATGTCTATTGGGACAAGGTACACCCTGTGCTTCCAATTGTGCATCGGCAGTCATTTGAAGCCGAGCCGGTAGATGTGCTGAGGTGTGCCATGGCAGCCGTAGCCACCCAGCATCTCGACACCAAGGAGGACCGCAACCGGGGGAACCAGCTTCACGAGCACGCGTGGCAAGAGGCGAAGCGA GCAGCCAAATGGAGCCTGCAAATCAAGCAGACGATTCTTCTCTGCGAGTACTTTGCGCGCTTCCGAGGCCGAAAGCCGGTTACCAAGCCCTCAGACCTGTTCAGGCATCTCCACCAGAGGGTGAGTACTGAGCAGTCCATTACTGCACCGCTGTCTTTCTCTCTTATGGAGGATTCTGTTTCTTGGTTCTTCGACACCAGCGCCTGGTctccaacatcctcccccgtTTCCTCTGTCTCTTCCTTTGATTCCATCACGCCGGCTACCAttgccaccacctctcccatgGTTCTCAGGCACCTGAGCCCCTTCTCGAACACATCATGGCCACAGGCCATTGTCCCTTCATCTTATGTTTCTCCTGGGTCCTCCTACACggatccttcttctttcacGCATCATTCTCGTTCCAacacctctccttctcctgctcgtTCGCGAGAAATCTCTCGGATCTggtcttttctcttttctcccgAACGCTACGACTCTGTACCGGCGACGGGGAATTCTCTTTCATTTTCGACTCTTTCTCAGAGCTCTGCGCAGGCGTACTTACAATTTGTCTCCGACACACAGGCCCTTTGTCCCGACTCCGGCATGCTCGATCAAGCCATGCTCAGTTCGGACCAGCACTTGGTCAACGACCACGAGAGGTGGAAGCGCTGGGTTGAAGCCGAGTCTTGCCGTCGGCTTCTCGCAGCTTGCTTCATTTGCGATGGTCATACATCGATCTACCAGCAGCATGGGCGCGTTCTGGATGGCAATGAAAGCCTCCCGTTGTTCGGCAACAGTGAGAAGCTTTGGGGAGCCTCCACGGCAGAGGAGTGGCACGCCCTACAGGCTTGCGACCCGGTCTCTGCCCACGCTGCCGCCCAGCCAGCTTGCGTCTCCGACATTGAAAGCCTCACGCCTGAATACATTGAAGCTTGCGGTCGGGCAGATCGCATGGTCATTCTTGGCCTATGCGCTCTGCGTCTGCCTCGACGGCCGGCGTCATCATCCACAGTTGCCCTTTCAGCCGACAACTCTCCCGCTCCGGACTTTGATTCAAGCCAGCAAGCACgtctccagcagcaaccccagGACATGGAAGCCGAGCAGCGCATCCAGCGGCTTTTTCGAACCTGCCCCATCGCCAACACCTACCTCGCCCTACACCACACGCCCCTTCGTGATCTCCTGGCCGTCAGCGGCGACTCTTGGGCCTACGCCCAGAAGGTCCTTCCTGCTACCATCTTCCAGGAACACGTCAGGCGAGTCAGGCAGTGGGCTGGCGGCAGCCTTCCGGGCCTCAACATTCTCAAAGCCACCCTCTTTGCCTCGCGTGCCCTGCTCGGGTTTCTGGACAGTAATCGCAGGAATGTGTCTGAagacagcggcagcagcagctcagcTGCATCGTCAAGGGTGGCAGATATATCCGACTACTGGGCCCTCCACGTCTGCGTGCTCGTCTGCTGGGCGTTTAATCACGGTCTGCggaacagcagcaagggtcagcagcagcaacaagcgcAAGTGCACCCCCGGCAACGAAGCAGCAGTGGCGGGCCCAGCGGTGGAAGCAGTCCTGCCTCGAGAACGAGCGGGCTGTCGACCGCGTCCACGCTGAACAGCTCTGATGATGAGCCGATCCGCTGGCTGCGCAGGGTGGCTGAGTGCAGCCGTCTGGAGGACGTCTTAAGGTTCCGGGCCCATCGCGAGGCGGCGGGCGTGGTTGGGCTTGTGAGGCGCCGGATGGAGAGTGACTGTGTCGGCAGTCGGAATAAGCTGTATGTGGACGCCATGGGGGTGTTGaccaagattgaggagagTGCTGCTACCAGGAGGTGGTTCTAG
- the PCT1 gene encoding choline-phosphate cytidylyltransferase (EggNog:ENOG503NV4B; COG:I; BUSCO:EOG09264I9J): MSSPSSVSQSAGKRKRNNTAGAMNIQQGQVAQPESRDASAEEGDTTAPESARAASAATAGHPPSKRLRGNPDSASAPTTTDAQAVDPGEPSDTTEASADIAERVTRKGTRKGVVSKEVSNGSTTSFDKPDESMAPPPIGTLTHPVGYRTNDPPTGRPVRVYADGVFDLFHLGHMRQLEQAKKAFPEVYLIVGVTGDEDTHRRKGLTVLSGKERAETVRHCKWVDEVVESCPWIVTPEFLEKHKIDYVAHDDIPYGADEGDDIYAPIKAAGKFLVTQRTEGVSTTGIITKIVRDYEKYIARQLKRGTTRQELNVSWLKKNELELKRHVQDLRDNIRSNWATTGQELSRELRQFWPSSRPQSPARYGPMANNGNDTPSSPSGPPSFTGYFSGPRSPGATTTAGERATSNVNDFVTGYTLGLIGGVRSWMTNKNRRSQSQDDGSQQVSDDESEEGESSNTKESTERRRSSGQNQQLKSGGSSSN; the protein is encoded by the exons ATGTCGTCTCCAAGCTCAGTGTCGCAGAGCGCCGGGAAGAGAAAGCGCAACAACACAGCCGGCGCCATGAACATCCAGCAAGGACAGGTTGCCCAGCCCGAGTCCCGGGACGCttcggccgaggagggcgaCACCACAGCCCCCGAATCCGCCCGAGCTGCCAGTGCGGCCACCGCCGGACACCCACCCAGCAAACGCCTGCGTGGGAACCCGGACTCGGCCTCCGCACCGACAACAACAGACGCCCAGGCGGTTGACCCCGGCGAGCCTAGCGACACCACCGAAGCGAGCGCCGACATTGCTGAGCGTGTTACTCGCAAGGGAACCCGGAAGGGCGTTGTGTCAAAGGAGGTCAGCAATGGAAGCACCACTTCATTCGACAAGCCGGACGAGTCCAtggcccctcctccaattGGCACCCTCACCCATCCTGTGGGTTACAGAACAAACGACCCCCCCACAGGCCGGCCGGTAAGAGTATATGCTGACGGTGTCTTTGACTTGTTCCATCTCGG TCACATGCGCCAGCTCGAGCAAGCAAAGAAGGCTTTCCCCGAGGTATACTTGATTGTGGGCGTTACTGGCGATGAGGACACCCACCGACGCAAGGGTCTGACAGTTCTCTCTGGCAAGGAGCGGGCGGAGACGGTCAGACATTGCAAGTGGGTGGACGAGGTGGTCGAAAGCTGTCCTTGGATCGTCACTCCCGAGTTCCTTGAGAAGCACAAGATTGACTATGTTGCTCACGACGACATTCCATATGGCGccgatgagggtgatgacaTCTACGCCCCAATCAAGGCGGCAGGCAAGTTCTTGGTGACGCAACGAACGGAGGGTGTGAGCACCACGGGTATTATCACCAA GATCGTCCGTGATTACGAGAAATACATTGCCCGCCAACTCAAGCGTGGAACTACCCGCCAAGAGCTCAACGTCAGTTGGCTCAAGAAGAACGAGCTCGAACTGAAGCGCCATGTCCAGGATCTGCGTGACAATATCCGCAGTAACTGGGCCACGACGGGACAGGAGCTCAGCAGGGAGTTGCGTCAGTTCTGGCCGTCTAGTCGTCCTCAGAGCCCAGCAAGATACGGACCCATGGCGAACAATGGTAACGACACGCCCAGTAGCCCATCGGGTCCTCCGTCGTTCACGGGGTACTTTAGCGGCCCGAGGAGTCCCGGTGCCACTACTACTGCTGGAGAACGGGCTACCAGCAATGTGAACGACTTTGTGACTGGTTATACTCTTGGTTTGATCGGTGGTGTGAGGTCTTGG ATGACCAACAAGAACCGGAGAAGTCAATCCCAGGACGATGGCAGTCAGCAAGTCAGTGACGATGAGtctgaagagggggagagcAGCAATACGAAAGAGAGCACTGAGAGAAGACGGTCTTCTGGGCAGAATCAGCAACTGAAAtccggcggcagcagcagcaactaA
- a CDS encoding hypothetical protein (EggNog:ENOG50KOG3017; COG:A; COG:D; COG:K), with protein MANKQEIQDTEELLKKQSLPPPHVVDSNTPIIPSEEDAPEPSSLAPSNATNPSDILKALTLHNSLRRSRNIPPLTYDKFLEDSARQWAEHLAKNIGKLQHAADTSQGENIYWVRGGGIKK; from the coding sequence ATGGCAAACAAGCAGGAGATACAGGACACCGAGGAATTACTCAAGAAACAGTcactccctccaccccatgTAGTTGACAGTAATACACCTATAATCCCCTCTGAAGAAGACGCACCCGAGCCATCTTCTCTTGCGCcctccaacgccaccaacccctcagaCATCCTGAaagccctcaccctccacaACTCCCTCCGCCGCTCTAGAAACATTCCCCCTCTTACCTATGACAAATTCCTCGAAGACTCCGCCCGTCAATGGGCAGAACACCTAGCCAAAAACATCGGCAAACTCCAGCATGCAGCCGACACTAGTCAAGGAGAGAACATTTACTGGGTGAGAGGCGGTGGAATCAAGAAATAA
- a CDS encoding hypothetical protein (EggNog:ENOG503P3NT; COG:S), with translation MLTMLEQVPSPYTREEHWLNEQSLVRNGDNKRAPRRSHTHHDYCIPQPPVFTLQTIHSPPPSPGFSQDSRQSSTVTSPSEEHNRQLQLQQQPPRPVAAPRRPPLGPPRRSYSVTDKEPLPHHHRPGGRLQLMDLPPEIHYAIFDFLDPIDSTCFGLTNSNLYSIHRRLHGIVPLAVHRAGPNELEWAWHLAGQHVAAKPSLLTQKNEPGPKEGLGPEESKALICLRVRGQALCRKCVVSRCQLQTHIKDWMGEKYEYCDITQKFGPKAEEGARKKCERSSPRHSNWCARHGKKKGAAVKKQQQEATGQILGTV, from the coding sequence ATGCTTACTATGCTGGAGCAGGTCCCCTCTCCCTATACCAGGGAGGAGCATTGGTTAAACGAGCAAAGCCTCGTAAGGAACGGAGACAACAAGCGTGCTCCACGAAGGTCACACACTCACCACGACTACTGCattcctcaaccaccagtCTTCACACTCCAGACCAtccactcccctccaccatcgcccgGGTTCTCACAGGACTCTCGTCAATCCTCCACAGTAACCAGCCCGTCAGAGGAACACAACAGGCAGCTTCAGCTacagcaacaaccgcccCGTCCTGTCGCTGCACCCCGCCGACCTCCCCTCGGGCCCCCTCGCCGTTCCTATTCCGTCACAGATAAGGAACcgctcccccaccaccaccgccctggcGGCCGCCTCCAGCTCATGGACCTCCCCCCCGAGATCCATTACGCCATCTTTGACTTTCTCGACCCAATCGACAGCACCTGCTTTGGGTTGACCAACTCCAACCTCTACTCCATCCACCGCCGGCTCCACGGCATCGTCCCGCTGGCTGTTCACCGCGCCGGGCCCAACGAGCTAGAATGGGCTTGGCACTTGGCCGGGCAGCATGTCGCGGCCAAGCCATCACTTTTGACCCAGAAGAACGAGCCAGGGCcaaaggaggggttgggtcCCGAGGAGAGTAAGGCGTTGATATGTCTCAGGGTCAGAGGGCAGGCACTTTGCAGGAAGTGTGTGGTGAGTAGGTGTCAGTTGCAGACGCACATCAAGGATTGGATGGGGGAGAAGTATGAGTATTGTGATATCACGCAGAAGTTTGGGCCAAAGGCGGAGGAAGGGGCCAGGAAGAAATGTGAAAGGTCTAGTCCGAGGCACAGCAATTGGTGTGCCAGGCatgggaagaagaagggtgctgctgtgaagaagcagcagcaggaggcgaCGGGGCAGATACTTGGGACGGTATAA